A region of the Gymnogyps californianus isolate 813 chromosome 20, ASM1813914v2, whole genome shotgun sequence genome:
TGagccccagtgctcccagttcTCCTCTCCAATGCAACCCTGGGCATCCCAGTGCACCCCCTGCAATATACCCCAATGCTCCCCAAGTCTCCCCAGTCCCCCCCACAACACACCCCAGTGCTTCCCAGTTCTCCCCAGTGCCTGCAATACACCCCACTGCACTCCAGTGCCCCCTGCACCCCAGTGCCCTGCCCACACCCCTGTGCCTCCCTGCACCCCAAAGTACCCCTACCCCCCTACACTCAAATGTACCCCAAGGTTCCCTGTCCCGCTCTGCACCCCAGTGCACCCCCTgagccccccagcaccccagtaCACCCAGTGACCCAGCCCCGCAGCTGGGCCCGGAGCCCCCAGGGGACGCGGTGAGGAAGGAGAGCCGGAGCCGTGGTGCCGTAGCCCCCTTTATTGCCCTGTGCCTGATCCCCGGGCTCCATCGCTGTGtccgtgccgtgccgtgccgtgccgtgctgTGCCGTGCCACGCCGCGTGCCCAACCGTCAGCAGAACCGTTACCATTACTAAACTCAGTAATGGTAACGGTTTCCCCGCCGGCCGCGGGTCCCTGGCTGCGCCCGGAGCTGCCCGCACCTCGgggtgtccctgtccccccaaCCTCCCCACCCCATACGCCCCCCGAGCCTGTCCCCTGGTCCCGTGTTCCACGTCCCAACCCCATGTCCCCCCATCCCTCCGTGCCCCGCGCTGTGGTCCCACGTCGCAGCCTCCACTCTGGGCCCGTCGGCCGGTGCAGCCCGGGGGAGTACATCATCTATACTGTAGTGTCTCATAGCGAACTTACAGTATACGATGATATCCTGCCCAGGGCGGCGGGCAGCGTGCCGCGGGGCGAACGGAGAGCAGCGCCTGCACGGGGGGAGAGCACCGTTAGGGAGCACAGCACCGGGGCCACCGCCTCCCCACCCCGGCATCACCCCTACCCCATCCCGGTCCCCCTGGTCCCACTGCCCCGGAGCAGGACGGAGGCTCCCGAAGgcctccccaccccagcacccccctAACCTCTCCTTATCCCCCCATAATCCCACCACCCCGGAGCAGGACGGAGGCTCCCAATAGCTCCCTGACCCCAAAATCCCCCCGACTCCATCTTTGTCCCCCCCCCAGTCCCACCACCCCGGAGCAGGacagcagctccccaggagGTGGCACCTACCTATGGGGGTGGCACTGGGGCTTTGCGGGGTGCTGGGTCTGCACCCGCCTTATAAAACCTGCTCTGCCTCATCTGCATATCTCACATCTGCACTGCACAGCTGGACGGGGCCCCTTAACCCCTTCATGCCCGGGGGGGGCACAGCCCCAAGCAGCTCCCCCCAGCCTGGCATAGCCCAAATGGGGGGCTTGGGGATGGGGGGGTTTGCGGGGGGCCACCCCCATGCCAAGCCCCCCATCCTCCTGCCTTGACCCTTGTGGTCACCAGGATGATCCCTCCCCATAGGTGGGGGGACCCCAAAGTGGGAGCTACCCATTGCAAACTGGTTCCCAGTTGCTGGACAGGGGCTTTGGACATGGCAGGGTGGCAGCCCCATGGGGATGGGGCCCAGGGTGGTGGTGGGACATGGGGGTGCAGGGGGTCACCTTGCACAGGCACCCCCAAATGAGGTACATGCATGTGGGTGTAGGGAGCCTGTGTCCCCCTGGGGTGGGTGGCCTCCAAACACTGTGTCCCCTGGCCATATATGCTCCCCTGAGGGACATGTCCCCTAGCAGTAtgtcccccccaaaaaaggccTGCAAGGACATGTCCCCTGGGAGTACCTGTCCCCTGCCTGCGtgtgccccccccccagggGGATGTGTCCCCTGGAGGGATGTATCCCCCAGCTGTGTGTCCCCAAAGGACATGCCCCTCTGGCTCTGTGTGTCCCCAAGAAGGCTGTGTCAACTCATTACACATGACCCTGCTCATACTTGTCCCCTGGCCACGTGTGTCCCCAAAtggctgcagcccctggccATGAGTGTCACCTGCCTGTGCATGACCCTTGGTCATACGTGTCTCCCAACCATGCATGTCCCCAGCCCTGTCTGTCCCCACAGGGCCACATCCTGCAACGAGCCATGCCATCGCACCCGGTTGTTTGCGCCAGGACACGCCAGCGTTCCTGGAAGCCGCCTGCAGGGAGGTGATAATCCCCCGCCGGGACTCGTCTGCGTGGGGGCCCCGATAAGCGGCAGTGTCCAGCTATCGGGGACCCTGCCCTGCCACGTGAGGTGTCCTCAGGCCCGCTGTCACCTCTGGGTGACAGGAACAGGGGCAGCATCACCCACACTCCCCCCAGCCTGGCCAGATCCTGGCAGGAGGTGGCACAGGGTCAAGCCCCGGCACCAGCCTGTCCCCATGCACGAAGATGCCTGGGACTTGGGGGCTGCAAGGAACCGTCCCCTCCTGTCTTTGGCCCTGCTGTGACCCAGAAGTGTCCTGGGGGGGGCCTGTAGTGCACCCCAAACTgtggcacaggcagcccagcaGCTAGAGCAGGGACATAGGCAAAGTGTCCCCAAAAGTCGCCCAAGTCCTGCCAGCCCCGGGGTGAAGCCCATGGGATTATCCCCATCCCAGCTGGTGcctgccagccccgctgcctgctcAGCACCCACGGCACCtgagggcagccctgccctgtgGCCCTGCACCCCATGGGGCAGATGGGGCCCGAGTGTCCCCCAGGCCAGCACCATGGAGCTGGTGTGGGGACCCTTGGGTGCTGCAGCAGACCCTTGGGTGCTACAGCCCTCCTGTCAGCCATGCTGCTCCGGGGCAGCGTGTCTGGCTGCAGATaaggagctgctgggggctgccgaGCCGTCCCCACCCGGCGTATCTGCAGGGCCACCCTGCTGCAGGGTGCGTGGGACAGGGCTCTTTGTCCTGCCCgtgcccctgcccagcccggggtggggggacacgGAGGGTCTTGAGGGCACGAGGGAACTGCCTTTGCCCCGGGGAGGGCAGCGCAGCAAAGCCCCGCCATGTGAGCCCCGTTGCTGGCTGTCACTGCTCCCGCTCGCAGGCTGACCCCGAGAAGGACAGGTACCCCCAGAGCCACCCTGCTGTCCCCCCCGTGCAGGGAAGGGTGCGCGGGGCTGGGACGGGGCTCCGGTGGCAGGGCAAGGGCAcggcagcagagcagggggagaTGGCGGTAGCAtgagctgctgccaccagcctggctgctgggacAGACAGAGCCTTCGGCCCACGCCAGCCCTGCTCTGAACCCTGGGGTGCCACTCGTTGGGTGCCCCCCCAGTGATCAGCTCTCCAGGTTAATGAGGGCGATGCAGCTGGAGCTCACCAGCCACCCGGGGTGGCTCCCGGCTCCATACTCACCCGTGTGGGAGCAGGACAAGGCTCAGCGCCCACCGAGGGCTGGCcgggagcagccctggggatgggggaaggagCCCACAGGGAAACGGTGACCACAGGGAGGCCACAAGCTCCCAGGAGCTTTGCAGGAGCAGTGTGAGCCGGGACCTCACTTCCATGCACCCCCTGATCCCCTAATCCCAGTGGGAACACGTGCCCGCGCCGGGGCCAGCAGTCCCTGGCCACCCCATGCCACGGCCGGTCAAGTACCGGCTCTGGCACTGCCCCGGGGGTGCCGCAGCAGGGGAGATGGGCGCAGGAGGCACAAGACGAGAGCCAAGGCACGTGGTGGCAAGGCTTTATTATCGTACAGTAGTGACGGTCGCAGGGACGCAGGCATGCACACGCACATGCAGATAGGGCGCCTCGCCCGGCACGCCCGCCAGCAAGCGCCAGATCTGCGCCGGCGGCCCCGTGGCACGAGCACAAGCCGGGGGCCGATAACGCCGGTCCTCCCCACCCcggcagcagggagggggacagggtGCCGTCAGCTCCACAGCACCCATCCACCCCGCAGCAGGTCACTCCTGGCAAAGGGACTGGCCAGTACTGGGGGCACTGCCAGGAGGGCGGAGGGGGACCCGGGTCCCTGCACCCACCCTATGGCAAGGGTGGCATCAAGCTGTGGGTGAAGGAGCCGGCGGAGGGATCCCCAGCACCCCGCGGTGCCTGCACAGGCCAGCACCCCACAGCAGCGCCAGGCTGACTTCACACATGGGTTTggctgctccagccacactgagCGCAGGCATCgagacaggcagggaaggggcacGGGCCAGCGCAGGGCCCCGGTGGCACTGCAGGGAGTATGGGACGCACACAGGGGACAACCCCTTTCACACTGTCACTCAGGGCAGCAAAGCCACTGGCCATAAGAGGCAGGGGGACCGAGCGAGGTAGGGGCTTCTGCACCGCCTGCCGGGGCATCCCCCGGCCAGCACTCGGGGCCCCGGCACCAGCCCCAGGAGCGCCGGTCCCCGGCCAGCTGTACAGGCCATGGTGCTGGCGGAGCCGGTCCCCACCGCAGCGCCCTGCCCGgtcccctgcctccccctgaCCCCCAGCTTCAGTAGTTGTGGGTGTCGAGATGTACCATGGCACGCGGGGACAGCAGCCTCGGTGGTTTCACCTCCCTCTCGGAGGACAGGGTGGCTTTGGCACAGCGCTACTTTTTGGCATTCCTGGTGGTGGGACCTCGCCAGCGCGACCTGGCTTGGGGCTCCCTCCACTAAGGCTCCATCAGCCCCCGCAAGCTCTCCCCCCTCCAGATCCCAGGAGGAAACTTCTCTGAGGGAAGGCAGCatgggagcaggcagcacccacTGGCAGTGCCCGACTGTCACCCTCGCAGGGGGGGTGACTGCCACCGCCGGGaagcccagcctgggcaggaCTGCTAGCACTGCGGGGGCCCCGTGGGCGAGACACTCAAGAGGGGGAAAGCCAGCCACAAAAACAGCTTGTGGGCAGAGGCAGGGGTCGGGCAGTGCCCAGGAGGGTCGGGGCGGGAGGGTAGGGAGCCCAGGGGAGGTGGGTCCTGGCTGTTCTCTTCCTACAGCTCCACGCTCCATGCTCCGCGTCCCACCGAGCCTCTGCTCCGAGCTCTGGGCGACCACCCGAGGACAGAGAACAGCAAGGCACCGGGATTGCAACACCACACAAACTGCCAGTCATAACTGGGGATCGGATCCAAACCCCGGCCTGACACAATATACagttaattacaaaataaatccCCTCCCACCCTTTGTAATAAAAAGAGCAGCTGATTGGACATGCATCTTTCTGGCCCTACAAAATAAGGCACCAGagcttaaaaatgaaactcCAATTGTCTTTGATATAAAAGGAATTCCCACGTGTTGAAGGCAGTTGATGTCTGAGTGCATAACAGGGAGTGATCTTCACTAGCTTTGGGTTGGCCAGCCTCATGCCTGGGCCCCGGTGGCTTTCTGGATCAGGGGAATCTGTAGGAGTGGAAGAGAGAAGCTGTtagggctggaggagagggaggcagggagctgcctgcactctgtggctgggcagggctggggaaggagaggctcCCTAGGAGTCTGAAAGTTTTCGGGCAAGTCCCTGTGTCCTAAGAGCCGCAGGAATTGGCAGCTGCCGGTGCCCAGCTCACCTTTGTGAGATCCACGCCAGTGATGGCGCGCACGGAGGCGGGGATCTCAGCCAGCAGACGGTTCACCTCGGATGTTGTGTTGCTGCTCTCTCCGCTGAGAATAACGATCTCATCCACTTTGGAGAGGGGAGCAGCCACTTTGGCAGCGATCTGGGGAAGCAGAGAAGGAGGGTGGGATGAGCAGAGTCACGGAGCTGCTCACCAGCCTGCTGGGCAAGGTCCCTACATACCACGTGGGGCCTCGCTGTGCCCCCAGAAGACCTGGCCCAGCCTGGGAACTCCCCACCACTTGCCCGGAGCAGGGGAAAGCTGCTCCCTCCTCACCTCAGGCAGCGCATCCAGCACTAGAGCCAGCTGGGCAGCTTCTCCATACTGCTGGAGCGCTTCAGCTTTCAGCTTCATCCTCTCGGCCTCCGCCATCCCGATGGCCTCAATCACAAAAGCCTCTGCTTCTCCAATCTTGCGGATCTTATCTGCCTCTGCCTGAGCAATGAGGACTTGCTTCACCCTGGAAAGGGAAACCCAGCCCTTCAGCAGCCCAGATCCCCACAGCGTACCCAGCACcgcttccctccctccatcagCCACgtgcctgccctgcagagagCCCACGAGCTGGGTGTCAGCACAGCACCCACTCCACTTTGCTCCCACCTCACCCCAGCCCAGCGCGCAGCCAGGCTCAGGGCTGGACCAGGTCACGGGCTCACTCACTTCTCGCCCTCGGCAATCTGCTGGATGCGGTAGGCTTCGGCCTCGGCCGGCCGCTTCACAGTGGCTATCAGCTCCTTCTCCATCCGGATGATCTCTTTCTCTTCGACATCGATCTGCTTCTTGCGCTGCACCACCTCGATTTCAATTTCCTCCTGGCGGATCTTCTGCTGCTCCCGGGCGCTCTGGAGCTCGTAGGCCAGCTGGGCCTCCGCAGTCTGCACACAGGAGAGATGAGAAGAGGTGTCTTGGCCACGATCTCCTGTGCGCAGACACAAAGACCCTTGGCAGGCCCTGAAACCAGGCGTGGCTCCTGCTCCCAAACCTCTACCCGGGGGTGACATCCCAATCCTTAGAGCTGCACTTGCTGTCCTTCCCTGTACTCTCTTCCCACAGCACTTGAGCCCAACCAGCTCCAGGTTCAGCTTGGATGACCCTCCCcacccttcctctcctcctagTCCCACCTAACTGTTGCAAACAGGAGAGGAATCTGCTGCAAGGAGCTCACACTGTGACATAGAAACCTGGGTTCTCCACCTCCAGCTCTCCTAACgcatgcaggaggaggaagctggCAAGGCCCAGAGCTACCGATACCATCACGAACCAGCCAGCGAACAGCGGTGGGCTGTCGGATACCTCTCACCTTAATGTTGACCTCCTCACTGAAGGCAGCTTTCTGCAATTCAAAAGCCCGTCTGGAATCTGCTATTTTGGTATCTGCCATGAACTTGACATCcagcatttctttcttgcactctgcctcctgcagagaggaaacagagagCCGAGCTCCAGGGTGTGCAGCTGGAGCAAACCAGGCTGCTCTGGGGAAGCCCAGCACGTCTCTGGACTCACCCGAATGCCAGCATCTCGCTCGGCTTCTGCCACACCGATGTCCGCATCCCTTCGGACAGCCGCAGTCTGAGTCTTTCCCAGGGAGCTCAGGTAATCCACTTTATCATAGACATCCTGGAGAGGGGAAGATAAGTCACAACCACTTCAAACGAGCAACTCCATCTTGTTCCCTTCCCGTTCAAGCTCAGAGCAACCACTTGTGCGGTTAGGCCAGGGTCAGAACGAGCCATGTCAGCCTGCTGCCAAACTGAAACAGGCGTTACAGGGAGAGGCGGGCTCTCCTGACATCTTCCCTCCGACTCCCCGGAGGCTCGGTTATCAGCGAGCTCTCTCCACGAGCTGTGTTTACAGAGGCAGCTAAGCGGGTGCTCTTTGCCCAGCTGCCTGGACACAGGACATGCTGCGGCGGCTGTCATGGAAACTCCcggagggctggggcaggctgtCAGCCCGAGCCTTtcagccagctgcagcagagaagccAGGGCCAGGCTCTGTTTTGCTGCTCCTACAGCACTGCCGGGTGCCCCACAGCACAGCAACCTACGTCTGGGCGTACCTTGATGGTGAAGCTCAGGATCTCGATACCCATGCGACCCACGTCGGGAGCTG
Encoded here:
- the FLOT2 gene encoding flotillin-2 isoform X1, whose protein sequence is MGNCHTVGPNEALVVSGGCCGSDVKQYVYGGWAWAWWCITDTQRISLEIMTLQPRCEDVETAEGVALTVTGVAQVKIMTEKELLAVACEQFLGKNVQDVKNVVLQTLEGHLRSILGTLTVEQIYQDRDQFAKLVREVAAPDVGRMGIEILSFTIKDVYDKVDYLSSLGKTQTAAVRRDADIGVAEAERDAGIREAECKKEMLDVKFMADTKIADSRRAFELQKAAFSEEVNIKTAEAQLAYELQSAREQQKIRQEEIEIEVVQRKKQIDVEEKEIIRMEKELIATVKRPAEAEAYRIQQIAEGEKVKQVLIAQAEADKIRKIGEAEAFVIEAIGMAEAERMKLKAEALQQYGEAAQLALVLDALPEIAAKVAAPLSKVDEIVILSGESSNTTSEVNRLLAEIPASVRAITGVDLTKIPLIQKATGAQA
- the FLOT2 gene encoding flotillin-2 isoform X3 yields the protein MTLQPRCEDVETAEGVALTVTGVAQVKIMTEKELLAVACEQFLGKNVQDVKNVVLQTLEGHLRSILGTLTVEQIYQDRDQFAKLVREVAAPDVGRMGIEILSFTIKDVYDKVDYLSSLGKTQTAAVRRDADIGVAEAERDAGIREAECKKEMLDVKFMADTKIADSRRAFELQKAAFSEEVNIKTAEAQLAYELQSAREQQKIRQEEIEIEVVQRKKQIDVEEKEIIRMEKELIATVKRPAEAEAYRIQQIAEGEKVKQVLIAQAEADKIRKIGEAEAFVIEAIGMAEAERMKLKAEALQQYGEAAQLALVLDALPEIAAKVAAPLSKVDEIVILSGESSNTTSEVNRLLAEIPASVRAITGVDLTKIPLIQKATGAQA
- the FLOT2 gene encoding flotillin-2 isoform X2 — its product is MGNCHTVGPNEALVVSGGCCGSDVKQYVYGGWAWAWWCITDTQRLSLEVMTILCRCENIETSEGVPLYVTGVAQVKIMTEKELLAVACEQFLGKNVQDVKNVVLQTLEGHLRSILGTLTVEQIYQDRDQFAKLVREVAAPDVGRMGIEILSFTIKDVYDKVDYLSSLGKTQTAAVRRDADIGVAEAERDAGIREAECKKEMLDVKFMADTKIADSRRAFELQKAAFSEEVNIKTAEAQLAYELQSAREQQKIRQEEIEIEVVQRKKQIDVEEKEIIRMEKELIATVKRPAEAEAYRIQQIAEGEKVKQVLIAQAEADKIRKIGEAEAFVIEAIGMAEAERMKLKAEALQQYGEAAQLALVLDALPEIAAKVAAPLSKVDEIVILSGESSNTTSEVNRLLAEIPASVRAITGVDLTKIPLIQKATGAQA
- the FLOT2 gene encoding flotillin-2 isoform X4, with protein sequence MTEKELLAVACEQFLGKNVQDVKNVVLQTLEGHLRSILGTLTVEQIYQDRDQFAKLVREVAAPDVGRMGIEILSFTIKDVYDKVDYLSSLGKTQTAAVRRDADIGVAEAERDAGIREAECKKEMLDVKFMADTKIADSRRAFELQKAAFSEEVNIKTAEAQLAYELQSAREQQKIRQEEIEIEVVQRKKQIDVEEKEIIRMEKELIATVKRPAEAEAYRIQQIAEGEKVKQVLIAQAEADKIRKIGEAEAFVIEAIGMAEAERMKLKAEALQQYGEAAQLALVLDALPEIAAKVAAPLSKVDEIVILSGESSNTTSEVNRLLAEIPASVRAITGVDLTKIPLIQKATGAQA